In Euphorbia lathyris chromosome 9, ddEupLath1.1, whole genome shotgun sequence, the following are encoded in one genomic region:
- the LOC136206013 gene encoding heavy metal-associated isoprenylated plant protein 34 isoform X2 → MSKQEFLKMQTCVLKVNIQCHCDGCKTKIKKLLQKVEGVYNTTINLEQGKVTVTGNVDPVKLIKKLEKSGKHAELWGAPKGFNNNVQNALPSQFKNMQLNNNPKGGGGGKDNKSQKGGGGGGGKGVQPQQVQQFKGSKDLKMPQKDQKSVKFNLQDDYIDASDDDDFDDDDEFDDDFDDEFDDEDDEEFGHAHGHGNVQGKGQFGHPMANKMMPMAMMGHGHVPNGPPGMIGHGGPPKGGGGGGGGGGGGKGKKGGGDFEIPVVMKGKGGGNEGKNNGNGGKKGGGDGGKNGKSKGGGNGKQEGKDKVKDKNKKSGVKSGIGAFLSFGRKSKNGREEEYNNDKCVNNGGSKQGKDNNTHGAKKGGAKNDVLHDPTKMKQVYHDTINIKGGNGNGNGGGGGNGNGGRNMGHMGGPMGQMGGPMGQMPPQMGGNYGGMGGGMGGGAMGGFPAVPGLPAQAAMNAHYGGGMGGNPYNHQQQYQQQQYMAMMMNQQRQNGNDMFQPMMYARPHPAVSYMPPPPMPSHPMADPYTHIFSDENANSCSIM, encoded by the exons ATGAGTAAACAAGAATTCTTGAAGATGCAG ACTTGTGTTCTTAAAGTGAATATACAGTGTCACTGTGATGGTTGCAAGACTAAAATTAAGAAACTTCTGCAAAAAGTTGAAG GGGTGTATAATACCACAATAAATCTAGAGCAAGGGAAGGTTACAGTGACTGGAAATGTTGACCCAGTTAAACTCATTAAGAAGCTTGAGAAATCAGGGAAGCATGCTGAGTTATGGGGAGCACCTAAAGGCTTCAACAACAATGTCCAAAATGCCCTCCCCAGTCAATTCAAGAATATGCAACTTAATAATAATCCCAAAGGAGGTGGTGGTGGGAAAGATAACAAATCTCAAAAGgggggtggtggtggtggtggtaaAGGAGTCCAACCACAACAAGTCCAACAATTCAAAGGGTCTAAAGATCTAAAAATGCCCCAGAAAGATCAGAAATCAGTCAAGTTCAATTTGCAGGATGATTATATTGatgcttctgatgatgatgattttgatgatgatgatgagtttgatgatgattttgatgatgaatttgatgatgaagatgatgaggagtttggtcatgctcaTGGCCATGGAAATGTTCAAGGAAAGGGGCAATTTGGTCATCCTATGGCTAACAAAATGATGCCTATGGCCATGATGGGTCATGGTCATGTACCAAATGGTCCTCCTGGTATGATTGGTCATGGTGGCCCACCTAAGGGTGGCGGAGGTGGCGGCGGCGGTGGTGGTGGAGGAAAAGGCAAAAAGGGTGGTGGTGATTTTGAGATACCTGTGGTGATGAAGGGGAAAGGTGGAGGTAATGAAGGGAAGAATAATGGCAATGGAGGTAAAAAGGGGGGAGGAGATGGGGGTAAAAATGGTAAAAGCAAAGGAGGAGGCAATGGAAAACAGGAAGGCAAAGATAAAGTTaaagataaaaacaaaaaatctgGGGTCAAAAGTGGAATTGGTGCTTTTTTGAGCTTTGGTAGAAAGAGCAAAAATGGTAGAGAAGAAGAGTACAATAATGATAAGTGTGTCAACAATGGTGGCAGCAAACAAGGAAAAGACAATAATACCCATGGAGCTAAAAAAGGTGGAGCCAAAAATGATGTCCTCCATGATCCTACTAAAATGAAACAAGTCTACCATGATACTATCAACATCAAGGgcggaaacggaaacggaaatGGCGGAGGAGGCGGAAACGGAAACGGTGGAAGAAATATGGGCCATATGGGTGGTCCTATGGGCCAAATGGGTGGTCCGATGGGCCAAATGCCGCCCCAAATGGGCGGCAATTATGGCGGAATGGGGGGTGGAATGGGAGGTGGCGCAATGGGCGGTTTTCCAGCTGTGCCGGGGCTGCCTGCACAAGCAGCAATGAATGCACATTATGGAGGCGGTATGGGAGGCAATCCTTACAACCACCAGCAGCAGTACCAGCAGCAGCAATACATGGCAATGATGATGAATCAGCAAAGACAAAATGGGAATGATATGTTTCAACCAATGATGTACGCGCGGCCGCATCCAGCGGTCAGCTACATGCCGCCACCGCCGATGCCGTCTCATCCGATGGCGGATCCGTACACTCACATCTTCAGCGATGAGAATGCTAATAGTTGCAGTATAATGTGA
- the LOC136206301 gene encoding branched-chain-amino-acid aminotransferase-like protein 1: MEGGSKNEVEVIHCWSTPRSLSTPLLYSFAQRNDTEVLDEPLYANYLMVTEEKRPYNHVEVLSKLLEMETDGNKVVREVIYGPGEKKYRFCKNMSKQRLPGLPSDLMKKGKHFILIRNPLDILPSFEKIVPPSSLALGFAELVSIYSDLCKLGKPPAVIDAADLEQDAKGTLRGLCEDLDIPFDEKMLSWEAGPKSIDGPWAFCWYASVHQSTGFKKTKKYPEPFPFYLYDLLEQSLPLYNMLRRHVRKTTALLKSPLPPPKLPFQNNEKLLAWVGDEILPRESAKVSVFDSVVEGGDSVWEGLRIYNRKIFKLEEHLDRLFDSAKALDFKNVPTREEVKEAIFRTLIRNGMFDDAHIRLSLTRGKKVTSGMSPEFNLYGCTLIVLPEYEPPVYDNTHGIVLKVAATQRISPDSLDPKIRHNNLLNKIIAKVEGNNADAADAIMLDKGGFVCETNSMNIFLLKKGRVCTPHADYCLPGITRATVIDLVVKEKLILEERRISLSELQTAEEVWTTGTMGELTPVLKIDTRVIGDGKVGQVTQRLQAAYKKLTEDLGVPIPSN; this comes from the exons ATGGAAGGAGGAAGCAAAAATGAAGTAGAGGTTATCCATTGTTGGTCCACTCCGAGATCACTCAGCACTCCTCTGTTGTACTCTTTTGCTCAG AGAAATGACACGGAAGTTCTTGACGAGCCTCTGTATGCTAATTATCTCATGGTAACAGAAGAGAAGCGGCCCTACAATCACGTAGAAGTTCTGTCCAAACTGCTG gaaatggaaactgatgGAAATAAGGTTGTGAGAGAGGTCATTTACGGACCAGGAGAAAAGAAGTATCGGTTTTGTAAG AACATGTCAAAGCAGCGTCTGCCTGGTCTTCCCAGTGATTTGATGAAGAAGGGAAAGCACTTCATATTGATACGTAATCCTCTTGATATATTG CCATCTTTTGAAAAGATTGTGCCTCCATCCTCTCTTGCATTAGGTTTTGCAGAATTGGTCTCCATATATAGTGACCTCTGTAAGTTGGGAAAGCCACCTGCTGTCATTGATGCAGCAGACCTTGAACAAGATGCCAAG GGTACTTTACGTGGCCTCTGTGAAGACTTGGATATTCCTTTCGATGAAAAAATGCTCAG TTGGGAAGCTGGCCCAAAATCTATAGATGGTCCCTGGGCTTTCTGTTGGTACGCAAGTGTACATCAATCAACAGGCTTCAAGAAAACAAAGAAATATCCTGAG CCATTTCCGTTTTATCTGTATGACTTATTGGAGCAAAGTCTACCTTTGTACAATATGCTAAGGCGCCATGTGAGAAAAACGACAGCCCTTTTGAAGAGCCCCTTACCTCCTCCAAAGCTTCCATTTCAAAACAATGAGAAGCTGCTTGCATGGGTTGGAGACGAGATTTTACCCCGTGAAAGTGCTAAG GTTTCTGTTTTTGACTCAGTTGTCGAAGGGGGTGATTCAGTTTGGGAGGGACTTCGAATCTACAACAGAAAGATATTCAAGCTGGAGGAACATCTTGACAG GTTGTTCGACTCAGCAAAGGCACTAGATTTCAAGAACGTTCCAACTCGTGAAGAG GTCAAGGAAGCCATCTTCAGAACTCTAATTAGGAATGGAATGTTTGATGATGCACACATCCGTTTATCCCTTACCCGTGGAAAGAAG GTTACTTCAGGCATGAGCCCGGAATTTAATCTCTATGGATGCACCTTAATTG TTCTTCCTGAATATGAACCACCTGTCTATGACAATACACATGGTATCGTACTTAAGGTTGCTGCCACACAGCGCATCTCTCCAGAT AGTTTGGATCCAAAGATTCGCCACAATAACCTCCTCAATAAGATTATAGCAAAG GTAGAAGGGAATAATGCAGATGCAGCTGATGCGATTATGCTTGACAAGGGCGGTTTTGTGTGTGAAACAAATTCTATGAACATT TTCTTATTGAAGAAAGGCCGTGTCTGTACTCCACATGCTGATTACTGCCTACCTGGAATCACCCGAGCTACT GTTATCGATCTTGTGGTAAAGGAGAAGTTGATTCTAGAGGAACGAAGAATCTCTCTATCAGAGCTCCAGACTGCAGAGGAG GTATGGACAACAGGAACTATGGGAGAGCTTACCCCG GTTCTGAAGATTGATACTCGTGTAATTGGCGATGGTAAAGTGGGGCAAGTGACACAGAGGTTGCAAGCTGCTTACAAGAAGCTGACAGAAGACTTGGGAGTGCCTATACCCTCGAATTAG
- the LOC136206013 gene encoding heavy metal-associated isoprenylated plant protein 34 isoform X1 — protein sequence MSKQEFLKMQQTCVLKVNIQCHCDGCKTKIKKLLQKVEGVYNTTINLEQGKVTVTGNVDPVKLIKKLEKSGKHAELWGAPKGFNNNVQNALPSQFKNMQLNNNPKGGGGGKDNKSQKGGGGGGGKGVQPQQVQQFKGSKDLKMPQKDQKSVKFNLQDDYIDASDDDDFDDDDEFDDDFDDEFDDEDDEEFGHAHGHGNVQGKGQFGHPMANKMMPMAMMGHGHVPNGPPGMIGHGGPPKGGGGGGGGGGGGKGKKGGGDFEIPVVMKGKGGGNEGKNNGNGGKKGGGDGGKNGKSKGGGNGKQEGKDKVKDKNKKSGVKSGIGAFLSFGRKSKNGREEEYNNDKCVNNGGSKQGKDNNTHGAKKGGAKNDVLHDPTKMKQVYHDTINIKGGNGNGNGGGGGNGNGGRNMGHMGGPMGQMGGPMGQMPPQMGGNYGGMGGGMGGGAMGGFPAVPGLPAQAAMNAHYGGGMGGNPYNHQQQYQQQQYMAMMMNQQRQNGNDMFQPMMYARPHPAVSYMPPPPMPSHPMADPYTHIFSDENANSCSIM from the exons ATGAGTAAACAAGAATTCTTGAAGATGCAG CAGACTTGTGTTCTTAAAGTGAATATACAGTGTCACTGTGATGGTTGCAAGACTAAAATTAAGAAACTTCTGCAAAAAGTTGAAG GGGTGTATAATACCACAATAAATCTAGAGCAAGGGAAGGTTACAGTGACTGGAAATGTTGACCCAGTTAAACTCATTAAGAAGCTTGAGAAATCAGGGAAGCATGCTGAGTTATGGGGAGCACCTAAAGGCTTCAACAACAATGTCCAAAATGCCCTCCCCAGTCAATTCAAGAATATGCAACTTAATAATAATCCCAAAGGAGGTGGTGGTGGGAAAGATAACAAATCTCAAAAGgggggtggtggtggtggtggtaaAGGAGTCCAACCACAACAAGTCCAACAATTCAAAGGGTCTAAAGATCTAAAAATGCCCCAGAAAGATCAGAAATCAGTCAAGTTCAATTTGCAGGATGATTATATTGatgcttctgatgatgatgattttgatgatgatgatgagtttgatgatgattttgatgatgaatttgatgatgaagatgatgaggagtttggtcatgctcaTGGCCATGGAAATGTTCAAGGAAAGGGGCAATTTGGTCATCCTATGGCTAACAAAATGATGCCTATGGCCATGATGGGTCATGGTCATGTACCAAATGGTCCTCCTGGTATGATTGGTCATGGTGGCCCACCTAAGGGTGGCGGAGGTGGCGGCGGCGGTGGTGGTGGAGGAAAAGGCAAAAAGGGTGGTGGTGATTTTGAGATACCTGTGGTGATGAAGGGGAAAGGTGGAGGTAATGAAGGGAAGAATAATGGCAATGGAGGTAAAAAGGGGGGAGGAGATGGGGGTAAAAATGGTAAAAGCAAAGGAGGAGGCAATGGAAAACAGGAAGGCAAAGATAAAGTTaaagataaaaacaaaaaatctgGGGTCAAAAGTGGAATTGGTGCTTTTTTGAGCTTTGGTAGAAAGAGCAAAAATGGTAGAGAAGAAGAGTACAATAATGATAAGTGTGTCAACAATGGTGGCAGCAAACAAGGAAAAGACAATAATACCCATGGAGCTAAAAAAGGTGGAGCCAAAAATGATGTCCTCCATGATCCTACTAAAATGAAACAAGTCTACCATGATACTATCAACATCAAGGgcggaaacggaaacggaaatGGCGGAGGAGGCGGAAACGGAAACGGTGGAAGAAATATGGGCCATATGGGTGGTCCTATGGGCCAAATGGGTGGTCCGATGGGCCAAATGCCGCCCCAAATGGGCGGCAATTATGGCGGAATGGGGGGTGGAATGGGAGGTGGCGCAATGGGCGGTTTTCCAGCTGTGCCGGGGCTGCCTGCACAAGCAGCAATGAATGCACATTATGGAGGCGGTATGGGAGGCAATCCTTACAACCACCAGCAGCAGTACCAGCAGCAGCAATACATGGCAATGATGATGAATCAGCAAAGACAAAATGGGAATGATATGTTTCAACCAATGATGTACGCGCGGCCGCATCCAGCGGTCAGCTACATGCCGCCACCGCCGATGCCGTCTCATCCGATGGCGGATCCGTACACTCACATCTTCAGCGATGAGAATGCTAATAGTTGCAGTATAATGTGA